A part of Flavobacteriaceae bacterium GSB9 genomic DNA contains:
- a CDS encoding DUF262 domain-containing protein, producing MQTQKYSVNQHPIETLLSWVKSGEIAIPEIQRPFVWKSSKVRDLMDSLYKGYPIGYIISWRNHNVKLKDESMSEGKKILIDGQQRITALRAAILDAEE from the coding sequence ATGCAAACACAAAAATATTCGGTCAATCAACATCCCATAGAAACCCTATTATCTTGGGTAAAATCGGGCGAAATAGCCATACCCGAAATACAGCGCCCTTTTGTTTGGAAATCAAGTAAGGTAAGAGATTTAATGGATTCCCTTTATAAAGGCTATCCCATAGGCTACATCATTTCATGGCGTAACCATAATGTAAAATTAAAGGATGAGTCTATGTCAGAAGGCAAAAAGATTCTAATCGATGGGCAACAACGTATTACCGCTCTAAGAGCAGCTATTCTGGATGCGGAGGAATGA